Proteins co-encoded in one Gossypium arboreum isolate Shixiya-1 chromosome 11, ASM2569848v2, whole genome shotgun sequence genomic window:
- the LOC108471969 gene encoding uncharacterized protein LOC108471969: MDTSETLVSPTTETGSQSHSAGDDALSQAMLRILERIAGPHSRVGGRGGVTRVTPNVAGYWLEDIERIMNDLDCTPEKNFKGAVSLLHNEAFQWWLRVEEGTQPDRLSWDLFKTTFQSNYVGPSYVDAHRHEFMNLMQGDRSVAEYETEFFRLSHYTRGMVEQVRIAEDVKRMEHQNRDHERGKNKRDSEPSSSIQMPKEKARPDSPIRVGALVIPTMLQPCSDCGTHHSGECWRRIGACLRCGSLEHRIRECPQRADQIQDTRPGFGQSQRVVQ, encoded by the exons ATGGATACGAGTGAGACACTAGTTTCACCtactactgagactgggtctcaaagcCATTCGGCCGGGGATGACGCACTATCCCAGGCCATGTTGAGGATTTTGGAGAGGATCGCTGGACCCCATTCTAGAGTCGGAGGCCGAGG CGGTGTCACTAGAGTCACCCCTAATGTGGCTGGGTATTGGTTGGAGGACATTGAGAGGATCATGAATGATCTAGACTGTACTCCCGAGAAAAACTTTAAGGGTGCAGTCTCTCTGCTTCACAATGAGGCTTTCCAATGGTGGCTGAGggttgaggagggtactcagcctgatcGTCTGAGTTGGGATTTATTTAAGACCACTTTTCAGAGTAATTATGTGGGgcctagctatgtggatgctcataggcatgagttcatgaatctcatgCAGGGAGATAGatctgtggctgagtatgagACTGAGTTTTTTAGGCTGAGCCACTACACTCGAGGCATG GTAGAGCAGGTGAGGATCGCCGAGGATGTTAAGCGCATGGAGCACCAGAATAGGGATCATGAGAGGGGTAAGAACAAAAGAGATTCGGAGCCCTCTAGTTCTATTCAGATGCCTAAGGAAAAGGCCAGACCTGATAGTCCTATTAGAGTGGGGGCTCTTGTTATTCCTACTATGTTACAACCATGCAGTGATTGTGGTACGCACCATtcgggcgagtgttggaggaggattggGGCTTGTCTGAGGTGTGGGTCATTAGAACACCGTATTAGAGAGTGTCCACAGAGGGCTGATCAGATACAAGATACGAGACCGGGTTTTGGACAGTCTCAGAGGGTAGTTCAGTAG